In Nitrosopumilus sp., the genomic stretch ATTCACAATTTCCTGAAAAAACAATTTATGACGTATTGGGATTTTCTACAAATATTCCAGACTGGATTAAGACATATGCTAAAAATTGGGCTACTGGAGAAATATCTGATTCAGAATTCATGACTGGATTAGATTTTATGTTACAAAATAAAATAATTGTAATTCCAAACATCGATTATGCCTATTCTACATTTGACAATGTACCTTCGTGGTTTAGAAATATTTCTCATTGGTGGGCAAATGATTTAATCTCTCAACAAGAATTTATCAATTCAATCAAATTCCTTATTCAAAATGATATCATCATAATTGAATAGTTTAGAATGGTTTTAATTCTATGATAAATAAAAAATAATATGAAAGCAACATTTGGTGCTGGGTGTTTTTGGCATGTCGAAGATTTGTTTAATAAAACTAAAGGGATCAAGTCTACACATGTGGGATATATTGGAGGTCAACTACCTAATCCAACTTATGAAGAAGTATGTACTGATCAAACAGGGCATGCAGAAGCTGTTGAAGTAGAATTTGATCCAGATGAAATATCTTATGAAGACCTTTTAGATGTGTTTTGGAATAATCATAATCCTACCACTTTGAATCGTCAGGGGCCTGATGTTGGACATCAATACCGTTCAGCAATTTTTGTTCATGATGAAGAACAAAAAAAAATTGCAGAAAAATCAAAACAGGATCTTGAAAAATCAGGTAGGTTTGAAAACCCTATTGTAACTGAAATTGTTCCGGCTCCCACGTTTTACAAAGCTGAAGAATACCATCAAAAATATTTCAAAAAACACGGATTTTCTTAAAATTATTTTACTATTACAACCGGAATTTTGGACGTATGAATCACATAGTTTGATGTACTTCCAAAAAACATTTCTTTAGCTGAACTTCTTCCACGTGATCCCATGACTATCATGTCGAATTTTTCTTTACCGTGTGCCAATTTGATGATGTTGTATCCTGTTTCTCCTCTCATTATTTTTTCTTTGAATACTATTCCGTTCTGTGCTGCTAAAACTTTGGCATCTTCCATAATTTTCTTCACTTCTCTATTTAGAGCCTTTTCAACTGAGCCTACCCCTCTAAATTCCGAATGAGGTGGTGCATAAATAGAATAAACTCCAGTAATAATTGCACCACTTTGTCTGGCCAAAGTAATCGCCATCTCCAATCCTCTAATTGAGTTTTTTGAACCGTCTAACGGTACTAAAATTTTTGAAATTTTCTTTTGTATCACATAGAATCAAATATTTTTGAACTTAAAAAAGCTAATCAATATCATGTATTTCAAATTTAAATCCTAAAAAGCACATGATCGCAATTTTCATTAAATTTATCTAGTGATTTTAATGAGCTACGACAGTGGAGGAAAAATTTCTTCAAATTGATGAAAATAAGATTCGGTATCTAGAATCTGGAGATTCTCAAAAAATTCTTGTTCTTGTTCATGGTTTGGGAGCATCAGCTGAACGATGGAATAAAGTCATTCCAATTTTTGCAAAAAACTACCGTGTATTGGTTCCTGATTTAATTGGATTTGGTTATAGTGATAAGCCTTTGGTAGATTATACTCCTATTTTTTTTTCAGATTTTTTAAAAAAATTTTTTAATGCAACAAACATCGATCGCGCAAGTATAGTGGGTTCTTCATTAGGAGGACAAATATCTGCCGAATTTACAATATCTCATCCTCAGAATGTTGAGAAACTGATTCTTACATCTCCATCAGGAGTCCTGGATCATTCTACTCCCGCGCTTGATGCATACATAATGGCTGCATTATATCCAAATGAAATAAATGCAAAAAAAGCATTTGAACTAATGGAGGGCTCTGGTGAAGAAGTTCCTGAAGATGTTGTTAATGGCTTTATAGAGCGAATGAAATTACCTAATGCAAAACTAGCTTTCATGTCTACTATTTTGGGATTGAAAAATTCCAAACTGGCTACTTCGAAACTCGAATCTATAACTAACCCTACTCTAGTTATTTGGGGGGTCGATGATCCAGTTATTCCGATAGAAAATTCTGATGTTTTTGTTTCTAAAATTCAAGGATGCCGCCTTTTTAAAATAGATAAATGTGGTCACACTCCATACGTGCAAAAACCCGATATTTTTTCTAACAAAGTTTTAGAGTTTTTAGCCGATCCTTAGATCATTTAAATATGAGTTATTTCCAATGATTACCTATGACTGGTAATCAAAACCTATACGATCCTAGTGAGATGTTCAAATCTTGGATCCAAAAAAGTGGACGTGCTCAAGCAGAATTTATAAAAAATTTTGGCGCATTGATGACAAATCAGCCTGGTCAAACATTCAATCCATTAGAAACTCTAAAGGGTGTTTCTGAAAGTACTAGAAAAGCTCAATCTAACATTATGGAAAATGTGACATCGATGCAAAACAAAAGCATGGATACCATGTTTAACATTGGACAAATGCTTCCATCCTTTATGAATTGGGGTGCATACAAAACTACCATTAGTAGTAATGGA encodes the following:
- the msrA gene encoding peptide-methionine (S)-S-oxide reductase MsrA; its protein translation is MKATFGAGCFWHVEDLFNKTKGIKSTHVGYIGGQLPNPTYEEVCTDQTGHAEAVEVEFDPDEISYEDLLDVFWNNHNPTTLNRQGPDVGHQYRSAIFVHDEEQKKIAEKSKQDLEKSGRFENPIVTEIVPAPTFYKAEEYHQKYFKKHGFS
- a CDS encoding universal stress protein yields the protein MIQKKISKILVPLDGSKNSIRGLEMAITLARQSGAIITGVYSIYAPPHSEFRGVGSVEKALNREVKKIMEDAKVLAAQNGIVFKEKIMRGETGYNIIKLAHGKEKFDMIVMGSRGRSSAKEMFFGSTSNYVIHTSKIPVVIVK
- a CDS encoding alpha/beta hydrolase, yielding MEEKFLQIDENKIRYLESGDSQKILVLVHGLGASAERWNKVIPIFAKNYRVLVPDLIGFGYSDKPLVDYTPIFFSDFLKKFFNATNIDRASIVGSSLGGQISAEFTISHPQNVEKLILTSPSGVLDHSTPALDAYIMAALYPNEINAKKAFELMEGSGEEVPEDVVNGFIERMKLPNAKLAFMSTILGLKNSKLATSKLESITNPTLVIWGVDDPVIPIENSDVFVSKIQGCRLFKIDKCGHTPYVQKPDIFSNKVLEFLADP
- a CDS encoding AbrB/MazE/SpoVT family DNA-binding domain-containing protein, whose translation is MTGNQNLYDPSEMFKSWIQKSGRAQAEFIKNFGALMTNQPGQTFNPLETLKGVSESTRKAQSNIMENVTSMQNKSMDTMFNIGQMLPSFMNWGAYKTTISSNGRISIPEAERNALGLSDGDLVQVIILPIAKKSKNKEVKQ